The Kaistella daneshvariae genomic sequence AAAAGACGGAAAACTTTCACCTGAAGAAAAAACCGATTTAAAATTAAATGTTGTTGGTAAAATCCCAAATATTCTTTTGGATAACACGGATAGAAACCGTACTTCACCATTTGCATTCACCGGAAACAAATTTGAAATCCGTGCAGTTGGTTCTTCTGCAAACTGTGCTGAGGTGATGACCGTGATGAATGCAATTGCTGCAAAACAGTTTCAAACCTTTAAAAAAGAAGTGGATGCGCTGGTTGAAAAAGGCCTGAAAAAAGATGAGGCGATCTTCAATATTTTACGTGAATATATTAAGGCGTGTAAAAACATCATGTTTGAAGGCGACGGATATTCAGCTGAATGGGCAGAAGAAGCTTTAAAAAGAGGTCTTAATAACCTGAAAACCACACCTGAAGCTTTAGCTCGCGAACTGGATCCGAAATTTATCGCATTGTACGAGGAACTTGGAATTTACACCGCGCGAGAAGTTGAAGCACGAAACGAGATCAAACTCGAAAAATATTCCTCAGTTATTGCAATTGAAGCACGCGTTTTGGCAGACATCGCCCGAAACCACATTATTCCAAGCGCTTTGAAATATCAAAACCGTTTGATTGACAACGTGAAAGGTTTAAAAGAAATCTTTGGTGAGACAGAGTTTAAAGATTTAGCGCAGGAGCAGATGAGCTTAATCCGCGGCATTTCAGAGCATGTAAGCACCATTAAGATCGAGGTTGAAAATCTGCTGGACGCGATAGCAAGTGCAAAGGCAAAAGAATCCTCAATGGAGATGGCAGAAGCATTCTGTAACGATGTGATTCCGTTTTTTGCTAAAATCCGTTCGGCATCAGATCAGCTGGAGATGATGGTAGACGATGAATTGTGGCCTTTAACCAAGTACCGCGAACTGCTATTTACGAGATAGTAGGTAATATATATATGTGGTATAACATTTAAACCAAAAAAAAGCCTCAAACTGAGGCTTTTTTTTATTTCATCATTTTGTGTTATGTAGTACATTATTGATCAATCATATATATTAAATAGAACAATATTATAAATGTTAACAAATCTTAATAAAAAAGAAAATAGCAATCCCTAAATAAAGGGATTGCGCAGTAAATTCTTTTAACATTACAAAAAATACTGTTAAAATGTGTTAAAACACCGGCGCAGGAGAGGTGATTTCACCCCCGCTTTTGCCGTAATACCTACTTTTGTATTGCTTTTTAAAACAGATATTACATTTTAACACTGAGAATTAATATATATGAAGAGAAGAATTTTGTTTTATGTTACTGCTGTTGTCGCTACTTTTTCATTGCAGTCTTGTGTTACAAATTACGTAGTTTCAACTCCAACAAGTTACGTTTCAGAATACAAATCAAATGCCAAACTTGCGTCAATTGACAGTAAAAAAATAGAAACCGCTAAAAAACAATTGGTTAACAGCATCCGCGAAGAGCAAATTGTAGCAGCTAAAACTCTTGAAAATATAGCAAAAAATGAGGAAATTGCCTCTGCTATTCATTTCACAAAAAAAATTGACGATATCCTGACCGAAGCCGAAACCTATTTAGGAACTCCTTATAGATACGGCGGAACCACCCGAAGCGGTATCGATTGTTCAGCATTTGTCCTTTCAGTTTTCGGTAGCAGCGCCGGTGTAAATTTACCAAGAGTTGCAGCTTCACAGGCACAGGAAGGTGAAAAAGTTGAAAAAACCGACCTTCAGAAAGGCGACCTGGTTTTCTTTTCACACCAGGGCAGAGGCAGAATTTCACACGTGGGTATTGTTGAAAGCATCGATGCAGACGGAAATGTAAAATTCATCCACGCCGCAACTTCCAGAGGCGTAATGATTTCTTCACTTAACGATTCTTACTGGGGACCAAAATACAGATTTGCTAAAAGAATTATTTCTCCGGAAAACGTGAATAACAAATTCGCAAAAAATAACTAAAAGTAAATAATTGATAAATACTTCAAACCATTTCTTCGGAGATGGTTTTTTTTGTGGTTTTAATCTTAAAAAATGTGGCATTATAAGGCCGAATTTTTCGAATTAAATTTATCTAAAACTTACATAAATTCTGAACTAAAAAAATCCGTAATTAAAACACCGAATTCTTCTGAAATAAATTAGAGCTGAACTGGCTGTAAAGTTACGCTAAACCGGAAAAATTTGCCGTTTAAACGCCGAAATTTTCTGTTTTAAAGTAAAGCTCAATTCTGATGTAAAGGTTTTGCTAAATCGAAAAAATTCGCCGCTAAAACGCCGAATTTTCTATTTTAAAGTAAAGCTGAAGACTGGAGTAATTGTTATCGCTAAATCCAGAAAAATTGCTGTTTTAAACGCCGAATTTATTGGAAAAAGTTTATACCAAACTGTTGCGGTCGGTGTAATTGAGTTTAAAGAAAATAAACGTCATCGTAGAAAATGCCAAAAGTGAGCTGCCGCCATAACTGAAAAAAGGTAAAGGAATCCCAACCGTCGGGAAAAGTCCCATCACCATGCCGAGATTGATGGAAAAGTGAATCAGCAGGATGGAAGCGAAACTATAACCAAAAACGCGGTTAAACGTAGATTTTTGCTTTTCGGAGAGGTAATAAATCCGCCCGATGAAAACAGAATAAGCGATCACAAGCAGCGTACTGCCAAAAAATCCCCATTCTTCACCTACGGTACAAAAGATATAATCGGTGCTTTGTTCCGGCACAAATTTCCCCTGTGTTACGGAACCTTCGCGATAGCCTTTACCAAAAAAGCCTCCGGAACCGATGGCGGTTTTGGAGTACAGCAAATTGTAACCGGAAGTATCGCGGAAGGCCTTCTCGCCTTTGTATAAAACTTCAATCCTTTCCCGCTGGTGCGTAGGAAGTTTTTCCAGAATTGTGGGCGTAGCGTAAGCCAGGCCGCACAAAATCCCAATTCCGCCCACAATAGCCGAAACCGAGATCACATTCCAGTGAATTCTGCCTTGGTTCAGAAAAAGTGCTATTCCGGAAATAATTACAATTCCGGCCACAACATAAAGCGGATCTACGGCAAGAGCCACAAGGAAAACCGCGGCGAATATAAATCCTACCCCGAAAAACCAACCCGAAAGTCCCTCACGGTACAGGGCGATAAAAAAAGCGATGAAGACCAAGAGTGAACCTACATCGGGAATTAACAAAACTACTACCGCCGGCAAGCCGATTATGGCTAATGAAGTCCATAGCGATTTCCTATTTTTTAAATTGAAGTCAGGCCCTGAAACGTAGTTTGCCAGCATCAAAGCGGTCCCGATTTTGGCAAATTCTACCGGCTGCAAACTTACCGGTCCGAATTTATACCAGTTTTTCTGGCCGAGAATTTCCGTTCCAAAGGGGAAAAGTCCGATGAGCAGCAATAATCCGATAATGTAAAAGATGCCCGCCATATTTTCGAAAAACTTCGTCCGCATCATGAAAATGATGATTCCAACAAAAACCGACACGCCGAACCAGACCGCCTGGCGACTGCCGCTTGCAGGCTCCACGCTGTAAATATTGGCAATGGCAAAAGCACACAGCAAGAAATACAGTGTTAATCCGAGTTTATCTATGCCTTGAGCCCACTTCACCTTTTGCTTGAAATTTTAATTTTATTAATGATAGAATCCCTTTGAAACAGCAGCTGTTTTTTTTCGGCCTGCGTTTTAGCATTTTCCAGTTTAGTTTCTACGTTTTGCAAAAACAACGAATCTTTGCTTGGCTCTTTGTACAAACCTTTACGCTTCAATTCCACTACCCATTGGCGCTTATATTCGGGCATAAAAGTGGCGTTGATCATTTTTTTATACAAATGTTCGCGCTTGATTTCGCCGGTCAGATATTTTTCAGCAATTACCGTTGCTGCCGGGCCTGCCCAGGTGGCACCAAATCCCGCGTGTTCCATTACTGCGGCGATAACGATTTTTGGATTTTCCGCCGGTGCTGCCAGTACAAAAATTGAGTTGTCTTTTCCTTGTGGCACCTGTGCCGTTCCGGTTTTTGCAAGCATCGTAAAATCGCTTGATTTCAAACCGCGCGCGGTGCCTTGTAAAACTACCGCTTCCATCCCTTTAATAATCGGATCGAAATGTTTCGGATCTACCAAAGTTTTATGTTTTACCTTAAATCTCGGATCGGGATTCGGTTTCCCATCGATCGATTTTACGATATGCGGCGTATAATACCAGCCTCTGTTTACAATAGCAGCGATTGAATTGGCCATTTGAAGCGGAGTGAGCAACACATCGCCCTGGCCCATTCCGTTGAAAATGGAACCGTTCATCGTGTAGGCAGAAGACCAGTCTTTTTTACCGCTTCTTTTCTCATAAAATTCACCGGAAGGAATCCGGCCTTTTGAACCAACCGCTAAATCATTATTTAAAAATTCACCAACACCAAAGCTGCTCATGATTTTTTTCCATTCATTAACGCCGCGGCTGGGATCGCCGGGGTATTTGTTCATAATCGCGATAAAGGCGTACGAAAAATAACAGTTGCTGGAAACCTGTATTGCGGGAACAAGCGGATCTGCGCCGCCATGACCTTTAATTCGAAGTCCTTTATAGCTGAATCCGCCACCACATGGAAAAATGGTGTTTTCGTCCATTACGCCCATTTGCATCGCCGCTGCAGCAGTTAGCAATTTAAAGGTAGAGCCCGGCGGATAAGCCGCTTGCAACGACCTGTCGAAAGTAGGACGGTTATTGTAAATGGTATCCATCTGCAGGCGGTACAGATTTCGGGTTTTTTCGGGCCCCACGAAAAGGTTTGGGTCGATGTCCGGTCCGGTTGCAAGAACCAAAATTTCGCCATTACTCGGATCAAGTGCTACAATTGCGCCCTGTTTCCCGACCATCATCTCTTCCGCAATCTTTTGCAGATCATAATCTATGGTAAGCGTAAGATCTTTGCCGGTAACCACATCGCGGTCCAAGGCGCCGTTTTTATATTTGCCGATATTCCGAAGGCGAATATCTTTTTGAATATACTGAACACCTTTTTCGCCACGCAAATCTTTTTCATAAGATTTTTCAATGCCCGTTTTCCCGATGAAATCGCCGGGTAAATAGTAAAGCGAATCCCTTTTAATATCACGTTCGTTTACCTCGTTGGTATAACCCAACAAATTTCCCGAGGTGGAAACTTCGTACTGACGTTGTGGGCGGGAAACAATGCTGAAAGCGGGATATTTAAAAATAATTTCCTGTATTCTGGCAATATCTTCACGACTTAAATTCTTGATGAAAGTCATCGGCGTCAGCTTGGAATAGTATTTTTCGCTTTTAATCGCGTTAACGTTCTTGATGAAATCCTCTTTTGAAATTCTCAATAAATTACAAAATTCCAAAGTGTCGAAATCGGGTTTCATTAAAGCTTCGGTGAAAGAAATTTCGTAAGAAGGTTGGTTGCCGACCAGAATTTTTCCGTTACGGTCGAAGATCACGCCGCGCTGCGGAATTATATATTCGGTTTTTATCGAGGTATTCGCGGCATTCAGCGCATATCTGTCCGTGAAAAGTTGCAAATAGGCAAGTCTTGCTATGAAAATCATAGCAATAAGGGACAGAAATATGAAAATTTTGATGTACTGTGATTTCAAACTTTTTGTTTGATTTTAAAGGCTAACGCGTAAATGAAGATAAAGATAAAAGAAATAGCACTGGTTGCCAATACATTTAAAAATACGTCAAAGAACCGCGAAAATTTAAAAATCTCAATATACTGAACTAAAAACTGATGAATTAAGATACTCATCAAAATAAAAAACAGGAACTGAGACCATTCTAAAGACTGAAACGAAAAAAAGTCGGTGGAGGTATCGGTAGAAGTCCGGAAAATCAGGGTCCTGAAGTAGGCGATAACGGTTGTGGCGAAAGCATTGATTCCCCAGGTGTACAGAAAAGCGTCAACACTTAAACCTAGAAGAAAACTCAACAGCAGAAATTGATATTTGTTACGGAAAAACGGATAAAACATCACGAAAACCGGGTAAATTACCGGTGTATATTTACCAAAAAGCGTAATTCTGTTCAACACAAAAACCTGCAGCGCCACCAGCAATACAATTAATAATATGTCGGTAAATAAGGTACGGCTTATCATTTTTCTCTTTGTATGGTCGCTTGCAAAGTATCCTGAATTTTCGAAACTTCTGCTTTTTTTAGATTTTTAACAACATATATTTTGCTGATGTTTCCCATCTTAGCGCTGAGTTCCACCGAAATATCCCAAAAACCGGTTTTGCTGTCCACTTCATAGCCGGCCACTTTACCGATCATAATTCCCTGCGGGAAAATGGCTGATTTTCCATCTGTCACTACAGTATCACCCACTTTTAGCGGAACATATTTCGGGATGTCGGCAAGATGCATCACGCGTGAATCTTCGCCGCGCCAGGTTAAAGTACCGAAATAACCGGAGTTTTTCAGCGCAGCATTAATTTTAATTTTGTTCAAACTTAAAACTGATTGCACCAGCGAGTAAGAATCGGTGGTATTGATGACAATTCCCGCGATTCCGCCTGGCGCCATCACCCCCATTTTTGGTTGTACGCCGTCACGTTTTCCGCGGTTGATGGTGAAGTAATTATCTTTCCGGTTAATGCTGTTGAAAACAATGTCACCATCAACGAAAGTATAAATCTGTCCGCCGCCGATGGTATCATGAACTTTACGAAAATTCGGCACTTTAAAGGCATTTTTTCCGTAAAGTTGCTCCATCAAAACCTTATTTTGCTCAACCAGCTGATCGTTGGTTTGCTTTAATTTTAGGTAAGACGCGCCTTCATCAATATATCCGGAAACCCAGGAATTAAATGCTGCAGATTGGCCCGCAATCCACGACTGTTGCATTGAATTTCGGCTGAAAATCAATACTAAAGCAATGAGTTGCAGAAATATAAAGAAAACGAATAAACCGTTTTTCGAAAATAATCTCAGCAAAAATCCCATCCGTTAGGCCAAAAATTTTGGTTTACTTAATAAGGAAGTTAAATTTGTCCATGTTTTTCAAGGCGATTCCCGTTCCACGAACTACAGCGCGTAAAGGATCTTCGGCAACGAAAACGGGCAAACCTGTTTTACGGTGAAGTCGGTCGGCAAGTCCCCGAAGCAAAGCGCCGCCGCCTGCAAGGTAAATTCCTGTTTTGTAGATATCGGCCGCCAATTCCGGTGGAGTTAAAGAAAGTGTTTCCATCACCGCATCTTCAATTCTGATAATCGATTTGTCGAGTGCGCGCGCGATTTCTTTATAATTCACCATAATTTCTTTTGGCTTACCGGTGATCAAATCACGACCTTGAACCGGAATATCTTCGATATCAACATCAAGTTCTTCAACCGCTGAACCGACTTCGATTTTAACACGTTCTGCAGTTCTTTCGCCGATATATAAATTATGATGTGTTCTCAGATAATAAGCGATATCGTTGGTGAAAACATCACCCGCAATTTTCACCGATTTGTCACACACAATTCCACCTAAAGCAACCACGGCGATTTCCGTAGTACCACCACCTATATCAATGATCATATTTCCTTCAGGTTTCTGAACATCAATTCCAACTCCTATTGCAGCTGCCATTGGTTCATATATCAAGCGTACTTCTTTTGCATTTACTTTTTGTGCAGAATCGCGAACTGCACGTTTTTCCACTTCGGTTATCCCGGAAGGAATACAGATTACGATCTTTAATGTAGGTTGGAAAAGTTTGCCTTTTATGCCTGGAATTTGTTTGATGAATTCCTTGATCATATGTTCAGAAGCGTGAAAATCAGCGATTACGCCATCCTTCAAAGGTCTGATTGTTTTAATGTCTTCGTGAGTTTTCCCCTGCATGTGTTTCGCTTTCTCGCCAACAGCAATCGGCTTTCCGGAAGATCGCTCGATCGCCACAATTGATGGCTGATCTATTACGATTTTGTTATTGTGGATAATCAGCGTGTTGGCTGTACCCAAATCGATCGCAATATCCTGCGTAAACATATCAAATAACCCCATTTTATGCTAAATTTTTAAAGTGTACAAAGATATAGATTTAGAACCGTTCTAAAAATTGCAATGTCGCCAATTTTGGTTAAAATTATATTAAAATTAGCGGATATTTTACCCTTATTTTTTAATTTCCAAAATATTTTGTATTATTTGGGAAGATGAAAATCTGCCGATTTCCGATAGAATCAAGTGATAATCATCATAGCGAACTTCCTTCTTTAATTCAATTTAAAACCTTAATTTTGCGCTTGGTCTATGATTAAGGATACTAACATTCACAAAACCGCCAATTTTGCGGCTCTTAGCGTCAGTTTTGAAAAAGCAGATGCTGAAATAAGGGGCAAATTTGCGTTTTTTGATGAAAATGTGAAAAATTTCGTCAACCAAATTCACGATTTGAATCTGGGCGATGCTTTTGTGGTTTCTACCTGCAACCGCACCGAAATTTATACCACCACTCAAAACTACCTTCTCATTGCGGAATTATATTGTAAAATTGTAGGTGTTACGCTTACCGATTTTATGCAATATGTTCAGATTTTGAAAAATGAAGAAGCCTTAAATCATTTATTCCGCGTGGCGGCCGGTTTAGAAAGCCAGATTATTGGAGATTTCGAAATCATCGGCCAAATTAAAAACGCCTACCACCGTTTCCGCAAAGAAAAAAAATACTCCAATCCTTTTATGGAGCGCGCGATTAATTCCGCGATCCAGATTTCCAAAAGAATTAAAAACGAAACCGGAATTTCTCACGGTGCAGCTTCGGTTTCTTATGCCGCGGTTCATTATATTT encodes the following:
- a CDS encoding penicillin-binding transpeptidase domain-containing protein, which encodes MIFIARLAYLQLFTDRYALNAANTSIKTEYIIPQRGVIFDRNGKILVGNQPSYEISFTEALMKPDFDTLEFCNLLRISKEDFIKNVNAIKSEKYYSKLTPMTFIKNLSREDIARIQEIIFKYPAFSIVSRPQRQYEVSTSGNLLGYTNEVNERDIKRDSLYYLPGDFIGKTGIEKSYEKDLRGEKGVQYIQKDIRLRNIGKYKNGALDRDVVTGKDLTLTIDYDLQKIAEEMMVGKQGAIVALDPSNGEILVLATGPDIDPNLFVGPEKTRNLYRLQMDTIYNNRPTFDRSLQAAYPPGSTFKLLTAAAAMQMGVMDENTIFPCGGGFSYKGLRIKGHGGADPLVPAIQVSSNCYFSYAFIAIMNKYPGDPSRGVNEWKKIMSSFGVGEFLNNDLAVGSKGRIPSGEFYEKRSGKKDWSSAYTMNGSIFNGMGQGDVLLTPLQMANSIAAIVNRGWYYTPHIVKSIDGKPNPDPRFKVKHKTLVDPKHFDPIIKGMEAVVLQGTARGLKSSDFTMLAKTGTAQVPQGKDNSIFVLAAPAENPKIVIAAVMEHAGFGATWAGPAATVIAEKYLTGEIKREHLYKKMINATFMPEYKRQWVVELKRKGLYKEPSKDSLFLQNVETKLENAKTQAEKKQLLFQRDSIINKIKISSKR
- a CDS encoding C40 family peptidase, encoding MKRRILFYVTAVVATFSLQSCVTNYVVSTPTSYVSEYKSNAKLASIDSKKIETAKKQLVNSIREEQIVAAKTLENIAKNEEIASAIHFTKKIDDILTEAETYLGTPYRYGGTTRSGIDCSAFVLSVFGSSAGVNLPRVAASQAQEGEKVEKTDLQKGDLVFFSHQGRGRISHVGIVESIDADGNVKFIHAATSRGVMISSLNDSYWGPKYRFAKRIISPENVNNKFAKNN
- the rodA gene encoding rod shape-determining protein RodA encodes the protein MKWAQGIDKLGLTLYFLLCAFAIANIYSVEPASGSRQAVWFGVSVFVGIIIFMMRTKFFENMAGIFYIIGLLLLIGLFPFGTEILGQKNWYKFGPVSLQPVEFAKIGTALMLANYVSGPDFNLKNRKSLWTSLAIIGLPAVVVLLIPDVGSLLVFIAFFIALYREGLSGWFFGVGFIFAAVFLVALAVDPLYVVAGIVIISGIALFLNQGRIHWNVISVSAIVGGIGILCGLAYATPTILEKLPTHQRERIEVLYKGEKAFRDTSGYNLLYSKTAIGSGGFFGKGYREGSVTQGKFVPEQSTDYIFCTVGEEWGFFGSTLLVIAYSVFIGRIYYLSEKQKSTFNRVFGYSFASILLIHFSINLGMVMGLFPTVGIPLPFFSYGGSSLLAFSTMTFIFFKLNYTDRNSLV
- the mreC gene encoding rod shape-determining protein MreC, translated to MGFLLRLFSKNGLFVFFIFLQLIALVLIFSRNSMQQSWIAGQSAAFNSWVSGYIDEGASYLKLKQTNDQLVEQNKVLMEQLYGKNAFKVPNFRKVHDTIGGGQIYTFVDGDIVFNSINRKDNYFTINRGKRDGVQPKMGVMAPGGIAGIVINTTDSYSLVQSVLSLNKIKINAALKNSGYFGTLTWRGEDSRVMHLADIPKYVPLKVGDTVVTDGKSAIFPQGIMIGKVAGYEVDSKTGFWDISVELSAKMGNISKIYVVKNLKKAEVSKIQDTLQATIQREK
- a CDS encoding rod shape-determining protein yields the protein MGLFDMFTQDIAIDLGTANTLIIHNNKIVIDQPSIVAIERSSGKPIAVGEKAKHMQGKTHEDIKTIRPLKDGVIADFHASEHMIKEFIKQIPGIKGKLFQPTLKIVICIPSGITEVEKRAVRDSAQKVNAKEVRLIYEPMAAAIGVGIDVQKPEGNMIIDIGGGTTEIAVVALGGIVCDKSVKIAGDVFTNDIAYYLRTHHNLYIGERTAERVKIEVGSAVEELDVDIEDIPVQGRDLITGKPKEIMVNYKEIARALDKSIIRIEDAVMETLSLTPPELAADIYKTGIYLAGGGALLRGLADRLHRKTGLPVFVAEDPLRAVVRGTGIALKNMDKFNFLIK
- a CDS encoding rod shape-determining protein MreD, which codes for MISRTLFTDILLIVLLVALQVFVLNRITLFGKYTPVIYPVFVMFYPFFRNKYQFLLLSFLLGLSVDAFLYTWGINAFATTVIAYFRTLIFRTSTDTSTDFFSFQSLEWSQFLFFILMSILIHQFLVQYIEIFKFSRFFDVFLNVLATSAISFIFIFIYALAFKIKQKV